In Chanodichthys erythropterus isolate Z2021 chromosome 9, ASM2448905v1, whole genome shotgun sequence, a genomic segment contains:
- the tmem81 gene encoding transmembrane protein 81 codes for MARSALWLVLLYCTLLHSPSYSSTLTKADLEELEKISTWVIKRSFPCSTTCGLGIRTQELCPIRGTRNISSTSCKLRTVRCLDTWQCGLKTQTATAGQRLVLDCLEEVMEAMGRFAFVVSWRFARGVITSDDSLFTRYEVLSLDKVLLDPLREEDSGTYRCDVLDTDKRRVKRMYKGVKVLSPNELNLDFAKGLIHWEDPESPISNITTTGNMYPSSTIRNMALISVSISAVMAAVIFLLLWGLYRRRPNSSTFPGQHLND; via the coding sequence ATGGCTCGCTCAGCACTTTGGCTGGTGTTGCTGTACTGCACACTCCTGCATTCCCCCAGCTACTCTAGCACTTTAACCAAAGCCGACCTGGAAGAACTGGAGAAGATCAGCACCTGGGTCATCAAACGCAGCTTTCCCTGCAGTACCACCTGCGGGCTTGGCATTCGTACTCAAGAGCTCTGCCCTATCAGGGGGACCAGAAACATCTCCAGCACTTCCTGCAAGCTGAGGACCGTCCGCTGCCTAGACACGTGGCAGTGTGGACTGAAGACCCAAACAGCAACTGCAGGTCAGCGTCTGGTGCTTGACTGCTTAGAGGAAGTGATGGAAGCCATGGGCCGCTTTGCTTTTGTGGTGTCTTGGCGCTTCGCCCGTGGTGTCATCACCTCTGATGACTCATTATTCACCCGCTATGAAGTCCTCAGTCTGGACAAAGTGCTGCTAGACCCTCTCAGGGAAGAGGATTCTGGGACATACCGCTGTGACGTACTGGACACCGACAAACGAAGAGTGAAGAGAATGTATAAAGGGGTGAAGGTGTTATCTCCCAATGAACTGAATTTAGACTTTGCTAAAGGTCTGATTCATTGGGAAGACCCTGAGAGCCCGATTTCTAACATCACTACCACAGGAAACATGTATCCCAGCAGCACTATCCGAAACATGGCGTTGATAAGCGTGTCCATATCTGCTGTTATGGCGGCGGTCATCTTTCTACTCTTGTGGGGTTTATACAGAAGAAGACCGAACAGCTCAACTTTCCCAGGACAacatttgaatgattaa
- the stk38a gene encoding serine/threonine-protein kinase 38 isoform X2 → MAMTSQTSCPSMSNHTKERVTMAKVTLENYYSNLISQHEEREMRQQKLEKVMDQEGLADEEKRIRRSEHARKETEFLRLKRTRLGLEDFESLKVIGRGAFGEVRLVQKKDTGHVYAMKILRKADMLEKEQVGHIRAERDILVEADSLWVVKMFYSFQDKMNLYLIMEFLPGGDMMTLLMKKDTLTEEATQFYIAETVLAIDSIHQLGFIHRDIKPDNLLLDSRGHVKLSDFGLCTGLKKAHRTEFYRNLNHSLPSDFTFQNMNSKRKAETWKRNRRQLAFSTVGTPDYIAPEVFMQNGYNKLCDWWSLGVIMYEMLIGYPPFCSETPQETYRKVMNWRETLTFPPEVPISEKAKDLILRFCCEGEHRIGATGVEEIKTNPFFEGVDYDHIRERPAAIPIEIKSIDDTSNFDEFPDSDILQPSAPPVSNHTEADLKSKDWVFINYTYKRFEGLTARGGIPSYMKTGKR, encoded by the exons ATGGCGATGACAAGTCAGACGTCCTGCCCCTCGATGAGCAACCACACTAAGGAACGGGTCACCATGGCCAAAGTGACACTGGAGAATTATTATAGCAACCTGATATCACAGCATGAGGAAAGGGAAATGAG GCAGCAGAAACTGGAAAAGGTCATGGATCAAGAGGGCCTAGCTGATGAAGAG AAGCGTATCCGCCGGTCTGAGCATGCTAGGAAAGAGACTGAGTTTCTTCGTCTTAAACGAACACGGCTTGGATTAGAGGACTTTGAGTCGCTCAAAGTGATTGGCCGTGGAGCTTTCGGAGag GTGCGGCTAGTTCAGAAGAAGGACACGGGACACGTTTATGCCATGAAAATCTTGCGCAAGGCTGATATGCTTGAGAAAGAGCAG GTTGGTCATATTCGAGCAGAAAGGGACATCCTTGTAGAGGCAGACAGTCTGTGGGTGGTCAAGATGTTTTACAGCTTTCAGGATAAGATGAATCTCTACCTCATCATGGAGTTTCTGCCTGGAG GTGATATGATGACTCTGCTGATGAAGAAAGACACTTTAACGGAGGAGGCCACCCAGTTTTATATTGCTGAGACTGTACTGGCTATTGACTCCATTCACCAGCTGGGCTTCATCCACAGAGACATCAAACCAGACAACCTGCTGCTGGACTCAAGA GGCCATGTGAAGTTGTCTGATTTTGGCTTATGCACTGGTCTGAAGAAAGCTCACCGCACAGAGTTCTACAGAAACCTCAATCATAGCCTTCCCAGCGACTTCA CGTTCCAGAACATGAACTCAAAGAGGAAAGCAGAAACATGGAAGCGAAACAGGAGACAGTTG GCCTTCTCCACTGTTGGAACCCCTGACTACATCGCCCCTGAAGTCTTTATGCAAAATGGGTATAACAAGCTCTGTGATTGGTGGAGTTTGGGTGTCATAATGTATGAAATGCTGATAG GTTACCCTCCATTTTGCTCTGAGACACCTCAGGAAACTTACAGGAAAGTGATGAACTGGCGGGAAACTTTAACCTTTCCACCTGAGGTCCCAATTTCAGAGAAGGCCAAGGATCTAATTCTCAG GTTCTGTTGTGAAGGTGAGCACAGGATTGGAGCCACTGGAGTGGAGGAGATCAAGACTAACCCTTTCTTTGAGGGGGTGGACTATGATCATATCAG ggAGAGACCAGCGGCTATTCCAATTGAGATCAAAAGCATTGACGACACCTCCAACTTTGACGAGTTCCCAGATTCAGACATCCTCCAGCCTTCAG cTCCTCCTGTATCCAACCACACTGAGGCAGATCTGAAGAGTAAAGACTGGGTGTTCATCAACTACACCTACAAGCGCTTTGAGGGGCTGACCGCACGAGGAGGCATCCCATCATACATGAAAACTGGGAAAAGATAG
- the stk38a gene encoding serine/threonine-protein kinase 38 isoform X1, with the protein MAMTSQTSCPSMSNHTKERVTMAKVTLENYYSNLISQHEEREMRQQKLEKVMDQEGLADEEKRIRRSEHARKETEFLRLKRTRLGLEDFESLKVIGRGAFGEVRLVQKKDTGHVYAMKILRKADMLEKEQVGHIRAERDILVEADSLWVVKMFYSFQDKMNLYLIMEFLPGGDMMTLLMKKDTLTEEATQFYIAETVLAIDSIHQLGFIHRDIKPDNLLLDSRGHVKLSDFGLCTGLKKAHRTEFYRNLNHSLPSDFSKQTNISHSAFQNMNSKRKAETWKRNRRQLAFSTVGTPDYIAPEVFMQNGYNKLCDWWSLGVIMYEMLIGYPPFCSETPQETYRKVMNWRETLTFPPEVPISEKAKDLILRFCCEGEHRIGATGVEEIKTNPFFEGVDYDHIRERPAAIPIEIKSIDDTSNFDEFPDSDILQPSAPPVSNHTEADLKSKDWVFINYTYKRFEGLTARGGIPSYMKTGKR; encoded by the exons ATGGCGATGACAAGTCAGACGTCCTGCCCCTCGATGAGCAACCACACTAAGGAACGGGTCACCATGGCCAAAGTGACACTGGAGAATTATTATAGCAACCTGATATCACAGCATGAGGAAAGGGAAATGAG GCAGCAGAAACTGGAAAAGGTCATGGATCAAGAGGGCCTAGCTGATGAAGAG AAGCGTATCCGCCGGTCTGAGCATGCTAGGAAAGAGACTGAGTTTCTTCGTCTTAAACGAACACGGCTTGGATTAGAGGACTTTGAGTCGCTCAAAGTGATTGGCCGTGGAGCTTTCGGAGag GTGCGGCTAGTTCAGAAGAAGGACACGGGACACGTTTATGCCATGAAAATCTTGCGCAAGGCTGATATGCTTGAGAAAGAGCAG GTTGGTCATATTCGAGCAGAAAGGGACATCCTTGTAGAGGCAGACAGTCTGTGGGTGGTCAAGATGTTTTACAGCTTTCAGGATAAGATGAATCTCTACCTCATCATGGAGTTTCTGCCTGGAG GTGATATGATGACTCTGCTGATGAAGAAAGACACTTTAACGGAGGAGGCCACCCAGTTTTATATTGCTGAGACTGTACTGGCTATTGACTCCATTCACCAGCTGGGCTTCATCCACAGAGACATCAAACCAGACAACCTGCTGCTGGACTCAAGA GGCCATGTGAAGTTGTCTGATTTTGGCTTATGCACTGGTCTGAAGAAAGCTCACCGCACAGAGTTCTACAGAAACCTCAATCATAGCCTTCCCAGCGACTTCAGTAAGCAGACAAACATCTCTCATTCTG CGTTCCAGAACATGAACTCAAAGAGGAAAGCAGAAACATGGAAGCGAAACAGGAGACAGTTG GCCTTCTCCACTGTTGGAACCCCTGACTACATCGCCCCTGAAGTCTTTATGCAAAATGGGTATAACAAGCTCTGTGATTGGTGGAGTTTGGGTGTCATAATGTATGAAATGCTGATAG GTTACCCTCCATTTTGCTCTGAGACACCTCAGGAAACTTACAGGAAAGTGATGAACTGGCGGGAAACTTTAACCTTTCCACCTGAGGTCCCAATTTCAGAGAAGGCCAAGGATCTAATTCTCAG GTTCTGTTGTGAAGGTGAGCACAGGATTGGAGCCACTGGAGTGGAGGAGATCAAGACTAACCCTTTCTTTGAGGGGGTGGACTATGATCATATCAG ggAGAGACCAGCGGCTATTCCAATTGAGATCAAAAGCATTGACGACACCTCCAACTTTGACGAGTTCCCAGATTCAGACATCCTCCAGCCTTCAG cTCCTCCTGTATCCAACCACACTGAGGCAGATCTGAAGAGTAAAGACTGGGTGTTCATCAACTACACCTACAAGCGCTTTGAGGGGCTGACCGCACGAGGAGGCATCCCATCATACATGAAAACTGGGAAAAGATAG